The DNA segment GCGGATCTACATAAAACGAAGAAAAATGAATTTTTCGCACTTCACTAAGGGGTATCTCGATAACCCCCTCAATCCACCATAGATCCGCCCCCTGTTGTCATACGCTACTTAAACAAACATATGTATTGAATTAATGTTTACCCAAAGGACTCAGTTCTAGTATCATTCTCTATATATTAAAACCGCGGGGGATGAATAGTCTATAAGTTTctgtttatgttttaaattttattattttattataatttattttgatcctattttattttttctattaTACCTTTTAAGATGCTATGTTTTATAAAACTCCGATGATTATAGTGTTACGACGTGACTATTTTTAGGTACACACCAATTTAGTTTTATTTACCGAAACAAAGTTATGCGTAGTAATGTACAAGTGAGCGAAGCACAAACATGCATGTTATCAAAGCTATCtcacatttattattattttttttaaattgacaTCATGGACCGAAACCATGACCGAGTTCCCATTGTGTAGGAAGCCCCAACCGCTTATGGCTGAGCAATTAAAATATATTGTTTCTTTTTGTCTCTTAAGCTGGGACGGAAACCGGCGTAACACAAGACCTAGTTCAAATCTTTCACTACCTATATTCATCTCATATGACAcaagtgggaattgaacttgagtctacACTGGAAAACTCAAGCCTCCTACCACTAGACCACAAGTGGGGAGACTCAGTATATATTAACTATGATCATCATGAGTTGGTCAAATTGTATCCAAAATTTGGAACAGATGGGTTTACTAGGATATCTTTTTCCCTTTGTATAGTTTTCATTGGTATCTAGTTTTTATTGATCTTTATCATGTGCAGATGACTCGTTATCTTTTCAGTCAACCACAACTTATTCATAGGTAAAGATTGTTAAAACTGCCGCCTTAGGATACTATGAAATAGTTCTCCTGAAAGGCACATTAAAGTGCTATAAAGTTTTTAAAGTGTGTCAAATTCTATTCATATAGTTATTATTTCTTTTGAAGTGTATTTTAAATACATGGAATTAATAAATGCAGTCTATTTTGAAAACAGATTCTTATTTAAATAGTATAGTCATtatctatgcagttaatgcggtaaaatattggatatcggtcaaggactgatatttgaaatataggttatATCGGTGGGATATAACAATTTATATATAAACaccagaatttatatatatagcaatttaacaccaataattcagtgatatatcagttatatcggtcaatatcgcagATAaaatcggtaccgatatttgacaccgatattttactaagggaccgatatttgacaccgatattttactaagggACCGATATGACCAACATATCACCGGTATTAACTGCATAGGTCATTATAATCATGATTagtaattctttttttttatataaacagcCTAAGTTAAAATCTTGCAATGTTTTTATTGGTTTTcttatacttatactcatactCTCCACTCCATCATTTCTAGTAAGTTGTAATAAGTGGATATTATTGGTTTTGAATGACAAGTAATGTGCACCATATGATGTCCACATGAGGGTCACATGCATGTTTTACCACATGGTCATTAAAGTTTTATAAGTGCACCTAACTATTAAGATACAACTGTAAGTATACCAACGGGAGGTGGTTCATTGGCAAAAACAAAACCTTTAAACACTTTGGGAgagggaggtcttgggttcaagtcccacagacgacaggaataaaagaaatttgccgtttaAAAAAAAGGTATTGCCTTCTTTACATCCTGTTCCAGTCAAAGTTCATGCAAACCCCTTTAAAGAATCAAACTTATTCATTAACTTTAAGTAACTTAAACATAAGGGTATAAGTATACATCTTGAAGCCATTATTGTCTATAAATGCTTCTAAACACTAACCACAAAACcgtataaaaaaaaaatttaaaaatcacaCTCACACGTGCACACGCACACACAACATACTGAACTTTATATAACCAAGCCTTAAGAAAACCTCATCAAAACTGTACAACATCATGTATAAATCCAATCTATATTCCCTTTTATGCAGCCACAGTAAAACCATCAACGGTTAAATTAGTAAGATTATAGAAATTTACCTTCAAGAATAATATTACGGGTTCATTCTCTAACATCTTCAGACGTCTTTCTAAGTAACTCTTCCAACTCTCGAATctgtttatctttttcttcaataATATCATTCGCTTTTTGTAACGCTTCATTATCATACTCCGCTTGTTCTTCCATCATCCTTAAAGATTGTAAAGCTTCCGTATAAAGTGCAGCCTTTTCCTCTTGTAACCGAGTGATCATAGCCATTGCTTGATTCGTAGCAACAGCCGATGCGTTTCGTTCTTCTTCCAACTCTTGATATAAAACACCCATAAGTTTCTTATCGTGTTCAACTTGTCTTCGTAATCTATCAACCACAGATTCCCCTTCAATTTCGCTCACAATACTACCGTCTAACGAAATATTAGACTCGTTTCTTTCCAAAGAGATTCTTCTTTGAAGTAACTGCAAACCCGTTAATTCATCGCTGTTAAAAGATAACTTGGGGCTTATTAGACTGTCGTTAGATCTGTGTGATAATAATATCTTTAAGTCTTCACCGATTCTCGCTGAAGAATTATTGAATGATTTCAGGTCTAGAAGCTTCCCGGAGAGTTGTCTTCCTTTGGTGCCTATAGCAAGCTTATACGCATCACCGAGATCTAATTGGTTTGATATTTGGTGACCGTTTGTAGTTGCAGGGTCTTTGATCACTTCATTGGTTATTGGAGGATTGACTACAAAACAGACAAACTATTAGTTATATTGCAGCTTTAATGAAAGCTAATTACTACGACTACGGTCTACAAATCACAATGATCAAACAATCACTTTCGAAAGGCAcatctcatcatcatcatactcggtaaatcccactaatagcaaagctaaggtagggtctgaggagggtaagatgtagacagccttacctctaccccgtaggaatagagaggctgcttccagtgagacgcccggctcgatggtagttttgcatcaagccttggacataatgcacataacactcagcaattaagacaaaggctgattagtgcatgtactcccttgtctttcggctatcaacgccaccacatgatgcatgattaaccatccccctcttttaatgttattttcacgaaattagtaaaataacgttaaaattagtgcactttcacttcccccccccccccccccgagcgcccacacatatatacattaaatGCGCATACCGCAAACGAGGCCTTTCGAAATGCACATCTAAACACTCTAAAAAGGAGATTGAACTTACTTGTCTCTAGAAAGTCATCAGCAGGAATTTTGGCATTGCTCGATGACGAAACCTCATCAAAGGAGACCGGTTCATTAATCGGAGATATAGCTTCCTTAATTTCATCATTCTGACATTTAACTTCATCTATATCACGTGTTGCGACAGTAGCAGAATCGTTGTGAATATCGGAAAATTCAAAATGCGAATCAGCCTTCAAATGAACCTCCGGAATAATATCAGGAACAATATCAGGAACCGGGAGCTCTAATACATTGCCGGCATTAACATCATCATCTTTCGGATATTCAACCTCCGATGAACGAGCAGTTAGATTCTTTTCACTATGAATAGAAATACAAGATTCGAGAGATTCGTCCACAAAAATGTTCTTTTCATTCTTAGCATGCTCAGCGTTTGTAATCAACGATTCAGAAGCATGTGAATGTAACGAATTAGTAGGAAGCAAGTTTTTCACATGGTCTCTTGAACCATATTGTTCATTGCAACAAAAACAGATTCTCGAACCCGAAGAATCATGATTTTGTAACCGAAAAGTTTCATCGTTGAACCTGTTGTTGTTCACTAGACAATTTTCACATATTCCGTTAACATGGGAAGTAATAACCAGAGATGAAATCTCAGACTTATGATGATTACAGAATGAATCCCAGTAAATTCCTGTTTTGTCCTTTGCAAGAACATGATCATATCTTGAGCATAATACACATGGACCTTGAAGCTGAGAGTAAGATGCAAATTTTGCAATCAAGTAAGTGAAACATGCATCAATGAATAACAAAAACATGAGCAGCCATTCAGAAACTGCAAACTGTAAAGCCTTTGAAAGCCTGTGGAAATAATTATTGGGTGACTGTAAAGATGATGAGTTATTATTCTTCAGACCCATTTCAGAATATGCTTGCTGATTTCTTTCCAGCCTAATAACAGATCAAGAATCTTGAAATAAactgaaaaaaaataataaagaatgTTATAAAACTCTTAATACCTACAGATTTACAAGTTGGAACAAAAGGGTATTCATAAAAAGTCAAACTTGACAAGATTTAGTAGCTCTAAGCACAAACTATTAGGGTTTTGTTAAATTAAAGCAAGCAAAAATAAATCAGAAGATCATGGATTGATGAGCAGAAGTGAGAAGCAGATCAAACCTGATAAAGACAGCACAGTGAAGATTAATTGGATCTTGTTTAGATTCAAGATTATGAGCAGGGATTAAGAAGAAATTTGCAGtgtttatatgtgtgtgtgaaagAAACCCAATAAAAATCCGAAGTTTGAAAGAAAGCGAGGTAGGAAGTAGAAGTCGGCTACCGAAAGTGGGATGAAAGCAGCCATGATCGACCTACCATCATTAACTTTTTAGTCATCTTGTTTAATCTTCAAAAGACCCaactttttactttttcttggcttttaaatttgttttgaaataaataaatTGTTAATTATGAATTTGTCTTATTATTTTATACAATTATGAGGGAACAGGTTTTTATTTCTTTGTCTTTTTATGATCTTTTAAGAATTAGTGATTTGGATGCTATTAGTGCTCTAAATGAATCAAATTTGTTTctattcgttcattaagaaaataattgtgattatgaacagttcatgaacgtttatcgaatgacattttatgtcaacgTTAGTTCATTAAAAAAATGAATGTCTTCACGAGCACAAATAAAATCGGCGAAAGCGATGGAGGCTAGAGGTGAATGATAGAAGGAGCAACGCTGAGACTTGAAGCCATAACTGTGGAATGGAGGTCGATGTAAATATTGAGGAAGGAAAGGGGAATGATGCATAAACACAATGAGAATGTTGTTTCCTattttaattgttagggtaataaaataaataaaaattaaaaagtatTAAAAGTTTAGATAAAAAGGTACTAAAGTCTTTCACGAAAACATAAAGAAGTAAatatcaacgaatgttcacgaacacgttaatgaacgttcacgaacacaatcaaACGAACAAGacatctgttcatgttcgttcatatAATTAATCAAACGAAATTtattgttcatgttcattcatttattaaacgaacgaacgtaaacgaacttcccgccaaacagTTCACAAACTATTCGTTGAACGTTCGATTTGATTACAACCCTAGAtgttaatttatatttgtattcaTACATAACATAAAAATGCTATGGGTCTACATGTTTGATAATCCTATAATCATTTGCTCATAACAGAGACTAAAAGTCTTAGATTATATGTTGTGATGGGtgaaatatgaaaataaaagtgATGTCACAATGTTATGTAGGCATGGGGTTTTACATTTCACCTTTCACTGAGATGGTGTTGAGTGAGTATGAAATGTGGTGAGGTgtatgaaggggtatggtcccagatcttgCGTTAGTACGATcgtgagtgaccattacccttatcaaaactcTTACTAGCCAACAACCtacctgtgtccgtgcgggaaccCGCAAACACaatggttgaatccaatctgcccaaggatggaggaggacttacctggaatatgagaacggtatagtgatgcggcatggcaccgcatctggtgtatgaaaacggaagtattcacagcgatgcggcctagcaccacatccagtgaacacttctaccaatacaagggagctggataacaaCAACAGTCACCACAAACGACGATGCagcttggcaccgcatctcgcgtatttcttgatcaaagagtgagacgcgggaacatctacagttaccgcaaGCAGCGGTGCGGCCCGCACTGCATCCTGTACACtcggcaagtgggactgacaccacagagaaagtagcaccaatggcagccgcctgtcaggtctacaTAAGTGGCAGactgacgtggcttcacctccacagccgacatgcctgacacacctgcaaaggtgcaacATGTCCTCAGTCTAtccatctgtcacaccccaaccgatggcggaatcatcggggcgcggcactaggcgaatcagattgctcaagagaatccataacaactatattgcgataatatttattacatttgtcatcccatactaacaaacaatacaatcacgtaagttatcacggatttcttgtcctctcgaacaattcaaatccgacaacctagattttagatgcgtttctagacttcctagcttgatttgatgtaaacttcggctaaacctgcaacatacgttaaaactttgtcaatacaaaagtattggcgagtatacaggtttgatatgtatagtatgatagattaaaagtgctgcgaatttccacatgcataaacgtaatacacgacatatatactcacaaaactgatactaccagctaagtcctcgatgctcgactctggcataactagaccccgtcgggtggaatagtactatactagttgttGGTGGGACGTCatgagtataagtcctagcatacatgcaactagcatcacgtatatctatgcaaacagttattcgcaagtgataaattgtcaaattgaatcattcgtttgataagttcggttgttatggaacgtatgttacacccaaaattcgataaaaggggtcaagtatactcacagcgcgttttcggttaggtttgcggaaccggtgccggagaatatcctgatttcagataatttacgtgagtgatagattactatgcgttaaacggtatcgatttgcgtgaaatcgggcgaaattgggttaaaattggacaaaatagtgaaattgggctggcccagtcgaacaggccactcgatcgagtgggcctggtcgatcggttggacttggtcctgatcgatcggacagcctgatcgatcgaatggctgttcgatcgactagctgttcgatcgactagctgttcgatcgactagctgttcgatcgactagctgctcgatcgactagctgctcgatcgactagctgttcgatcgattgggccactcgattggccatcctgttcggctgtttttgatgatttttcgagcgtttttcggcgttttgggtcgaGTCGTTACGacgaggtgttaagcaactgaaatcccgtcaattccaacctgtttcatcggccgggaatcaccccgttcgtcggaactggtcgtttttgtcggtttttccgtgtttaactcgaaatcgatcattttatcactagatctgatgtaaaaaccttgattttacttaggaaatgccctggatctgagttgttcttgatgatatgaggtcaacacttgaagttcataagaactttgtgatgaaatctatccgaacatcccaaatccgtggccttttgattagaaaaaaaacattgatttggttgagattcatgaagaatcgtatgtaaatcatccgaatctgagttgttcttcatgggatgacatcacctttgaagaactttatggtgacatcaccttagaacaccccaaatccgttgatttcacggttaaaaattgggatttgaaagatagaaagatgaaggattgcatttggatcaagaaagtacaagattcgggttgaaaacttacaagaatcggaagaaatcgagagatttgagggctggaacgtcttggtcggttaggagcagcaacacaagtgtttgggagggaatggaggggtatttataggcaaggaaggagaaaggaaggcaaaacagcagttggatcggctggcccagtcgatcggttggcccagtcgatcggctggcccagtcgatcggctggcccagtcgatcggctggcccagtcgatcggctggcccattcgatcggactggcccatccgatcggctggtccatccgatcggactggcctatctgattgggccggtctgaccaattggactagcctgatcgaattgatccgttcggaagccttttgatcccgtttttggtgcgatttcgacggtttgaaccatattttcatatatttatataattattaaattatttattattattaatcacaaaagggccgtatatacgtatttatgtatccaatatTCAGTGCgttgatcgagttacgcgtgccttcgagtgcgttcttcgatgtgatgtgccacaatgattaccGGGGCACTACTTACTCGTATTGctatcatcgtcatgacggctgGAGTCATAGCACTCACCCGATAGTCcttgttagcgttgattacttacgttttgacacctcacgcttatcgagaagggtagattaggcctttactcgacatcatcgtgagtgttatgcaaaataggtttgtactAATGATAGAATATACGTAATCATTCGATTATACTAcgatttagcgatataattggtatgattacattatgatccgaatctccggtgctaggcgtaacgagtgtgtcgagtagtaacaacgcacgaaggtgcgggttgttacagtatcccctcctttaggaaatttcgtcccgaaattaatccaatagtagggtcgtaagggttgatgcgattgagagtagagattattagcgtctagataacgagcgatcgattacgatttggcgagtgaaaatagagagagcatacgattcgattacttagaagtgataacacatacaaaaagcaattttatagcgttttaaacttaccaatactcgattaatttccgaagttaattaagaaaaatctcctcatggcgcggtgtcgaccgttttgatgtccacaccagcgctatgtggagggttttgttatttggtaacaggttttgagttttacattttaaaagaatcaggtggcaaaataagttttaagaaaactttcctacaacgtgggttcgagcggaactcgactgccgaaccctcgttctcgggaagattcctgtcggtcattgcaaaggtttttaagaaaagaattggacttatgaaattttcattgggcacggagccaaactgattcaatgttttctccatgttgtaaggaatttcatttgtccaacggttttagtaaaaattttataaaaataggttttccttaatactatggaaaaataactcacatcgggccccacgtggcaccttcccacaaaagttcgttaatatggttaaaacacttatatataggaagtaccagcggcgtatccaccatgctttacccatattaactctgtttcatgaggcagtgtcatgcgtgccgataagacacagatagaatttcgattcccttgatcctagcgatgaggtgctagaccgagttttgaatagaaataagttggatgcaaaccaagcgtaggcagcgggtgcgagtagtccggtcgcacaacgctgatatggtatgcttggttgggcaacgaatgacacgattttgattcgggtaaatgagatttcgatttgattccacacgaagttcgcatggcacgtttccacaagacttgctaatatgacaaacaccatgtttccatattagttttatcttgtgaagcaatgtcatgcaccctaacattacaccacctgcgatgacttccaagtaaccttcgaacatcgatagacaatagatttcaacagattgataagcgacgattgttgcgttgcgagtgatagacgattgattgaactgattacaccacgaatagtactaaggctagcccacacggcctttttccacaaagtcaacttttttttttgaaaattacaaagtcaactaatatggtcaaaacatcaccatgtttcaaccttgttagtttcgtctcgtgaagcgaggtcttgtgcgctaacatgacacgtagaatgcgtgcattgataagtaatagcgaaccatgataagagtatcgagttggtggattaggtgcgaggcgcgttaagagtggaaggcggcgagtgattctcgatactcgtctagcgaatccacaataggcgatccacaccagctgatagagattcacacaattgacaacaactagcgttagagatttctagacaaacacatgatgcgattgcgatttcgagccacttatcgaatgatttgattgcgagattga comes from the Helianthus annuus cultivar XRQ/B chromosome 4, HanXRQr2.0-SUNRISE, whole genome shotgun sequence genome and includes:
- the LOC110937133 gene encoding myosin-binding protein 1, whose translation is MGLKNNNSSSLQSPNNYFHRLSKALQFAVSEWLLMFLLFIDACFTYLIAKFASYSQLQGPCVLCSRYDHVLAKDKTGIYWDSFCNHHKSEISSLVITSHVNGICENCLVNNNRFNDETFRLQNHDSSGSRICFCCNEQYGSRDHVKNLLPTNSLHSHASESLITNAEHAKNEKNIFVDESLESCISIHSEKNLTARSSEVEYPKDDDVNAGNVLELPVPDIVPDIIPEVHLKADSHFEFSDIHNDSATVATRDIDEVKCQNDEIKEAISPINEPVSFDEVSSSSNAKIPADDFLETINPPITNEVIKDPATTNGHQISNQLDLGDAYKLAIGTKGRQLSGKLLDLKSFNNSSARIGEDLKILLSHRSNDSLISPKLSFNSDELTGLQLLQRRISLERNESNISLDGSIVSEIEGESVVDRLRRQVEHDKKLMGVLYQELEEERNASAVATNQAMAMITRLQEEKAALYTEALQSLRMMEEQAEYDNEALQKANDIIEEKDKQIRELEELLRKTSEDVRE